In one Colletotrichum destructivum chromosome 2, complete sequence genomic region, the following are encoded:
- a CDS encoding Putative pectate lyase PlyH/PlyE, pectin lyase/virulence factor — protein sequence MRITLPLLVSLWSAATQVAAHQRRQAGAGDPDATQADLSARPPPRFPYPVTRFPVANETVVLKEALYILPGQVFDGGMKRYERQEGSCNEQAEGTDADAVFNLMPGSTIRNVIIGKHQAEGIHALGDAWVENVWWEDVCEDALTSKGLNTQLRVIGGGARGASDKIFQDNALGGKFTITGFYAQDFGNFYRSCGNCVLQTKRTVNVTNVVAVNGTRMGAINANYNDEYHLSYAQLDTERIVDKGIGNDLQIVPYMVGTGPDDKYALFNETRDFITKFEGTVDNVYEPEDPYPWLSEYWPEGFH from the exons ATGAGGATCACATTACCGTTGCTCGTCTCGCTGTGGTCCGCAGCCACCCAGGTTGCCGCCCACCAAAGGCGTCAGGCCGGCGCAGGCGACCCCGACGCGACGCAAGCCGACCTCAGCGCGCGTCCACCGCCCCGGTTCCCCTACCCGGTCACCAGGTTCCCTGTGGCGAACGAGACTGTCGTGTTGAAGGAGGCCTTGTACATCCTTCCGGGCCAGGTCTTTGACGGCGGCATGAAGCGGTACGAGCGCCAGGAGGGGAGTTGCAACGAACAAGCCGAG GGCACCGATGCTGACGCAGTATTCAACCTGATGCCCGGTTCAACAATCAGGAATGTGATCATCGGAAAACACCAAGCCGAGGGTATCCatgccctcggcgacgcctgGGTCGAGAACG TGTGGTGGGAGGACGTCTGTGAAGACGCCCTCACATCAAAGGGGCTGAACACCCAGCTGAGGGTCATCggtggaggagctcgaggtgcTTCAGACAAG ATCTTCCAAGACAACGCCCTGGGCGGCAAGTTCACAATCACCGGCTTCTACGCCCAAGACTTTGGCAACTTCTACAGGTCATGCGGCAACTGCGTGCTGCAGACCAAACGGACCGTCAACGTCACaaacgtcgtcgccgtcaacgggaCCAGGATGGGAGCT ATCAACGCCAACTACAACGACGAGTACCATCTCAGCTACGCCCAGCTCGACACGGAGAGGatcgtcgacaagggcaTCGGGAACGACCTGCAGATCGTGCCTTACATGGTGGGCACCGGCCCGGACGACAAGTACGCCCTGTTCAACGAGACGAGGGACTTCATCACCAAGTTCGAGGGGACGGTGGACAACGTCTACGAGCCGGAGGACCCGTACCCTTGGCTGTCGGAGTACTGGCCCGAGGGTTTCCATTAG